The DNA sequence AGCTGAAACAACCATTCCAGGTCTCCCctaatttacagttttttccaatcgtttacacacaattttgaaaacggggctctttttgtctgaacacatcacacaattaaccaaacacaacacccaatcagcagaacataacagattgttagcaaaatgaaatatttctgtcaaaacaataaacacattgataaaacattatactgttctcatatcactaacacattctttgaatgatttcacactgtcgctatcttatacacaacatcacaataaattcaaaacacatctgtaaaaaccctcttccaatatatggatcttattcagacatattgtttgagagcattaggataatttagatgacaaaaatattttgatgaaccctcatcaagcaatgcacaaactTGATGCTGCCGacaatattcatttatttcactgtaccatatgttcagttacagtgacaagtcaatcaacagaaaatggcaaaatatagttcttactactgtaaagtgtagaaaaataaaaatctgtacacaaacaaaaagtactgtacacttacagtcactgaagaaaaactaaagcaacaatacaaacaagtaacaacaatacataatactctaatcatctctctgtctagctggatcaggccatatgagttcaccacatcacaggctatgggtgcctctcatttgggcttttatacgtcctccctcgctcctctggcctcgatcctcactgatcgacataaagaatgatggggcgaaaacaatgggatagtctatccagtgttagttatagatcagtgggaacgcccctcgaggatcgagcataacacacctgagtgctgcgttttcaattttgcacatgtgtgcttacacacctggtggatgtgattattcaatttgttcatttgtgtggtcattggcaagccagggctttataatgagaaggaagtacctaacaatctttatctgtgtctaaggtgtgaaaatgtgttttacgttttgacattcactgtgtgtaatgtttcgcaaaaagtgtgaagctgaatttgtgcttactgttgtactactctgcgcaggtgttttgcttcttaagtgctaagtattgttaactgtctgataaccttaattttagtgtgtatacgattggaaaaaactgtatatacagtgtaaTTGAGTTTCTCGCCCACGAGAGGGCGGCAGTTGGCCAACCACTCCAAATAGCTCCAATAACAATGCATCTAAATAGGCGTAAGAAaaagtgttgttgtttgttttcgcATTGACACTAATATGACCTATGCTATGTCATAAAAGAGTGTAGCCTAAACTGTGCTCACATAAAGGTAGGTTACAAGTCGATCTCCAATAAACGCACTGGCCTATTTCTTGTTCAGATATGCTACAGCAGGTGGCGTAGTTATTTCGCTAGCCTAGACTGGAAATTAGTGCTCTACTCTGTCTCCGACACAAGTCAACGCtgttcatgaaaaacaaatggaATGTAATGACAGACCGACTCATTATCAGTCATTATGGCTAGCGGTAACCTTTTCCCATCTTGCATACATGTTTTTAATAGGACTAGTCGGTGATTGATCCATCTACCCATGGTCGAGTGAAGATGTGAAGTCTCCAAGACTTGCGCTTCTCGTTTCAACAACTGGGACAAATAACTGTAATTTCACACAGTTTTAAAATGGAAAGTAACGAAAAGCAAAACAATCAGATTTAAATGTTGTGTTGTCAACCCGTGTTCAGTTTCATTgcataagtaggcctacagataaTTGCATGACATTTGTCATGAACTGGTGCATTGACAAGTCATTCCTGCTCAACCCTACATAACAGAGCGCAAAAGTGCACCATCCAGCGTTAGTTATACTGTTACCACCACATAACAATCCATCGATGCAGTAGCTGTGATGTGCTTAAATGGCAGGGGTCTGTGTGCAATATCAGCATGGAAAACGGCTAGCTGGGAATCaaagaaggggaggggaggcaagTCAGCAGTGCGTCACAGCCCTTGGAAAATACGGTGAAAGCTTTCTAAGGTACTAACAAACATGCCACTGTATACCAACCAGTGACATCAGACCAGAGTTTGCCAAACAGTGATGGTATCATACTTTTCTGCGTCACAGGTGACTGAGCATCAGCAATTATCCCACCTTTTTGACGGAGGAAGAACATCGGTCCACTAACTTGCAAAATAATTCAAATTTACAGGATGGAACAGAAGTTAACACAGACTTGAGTTTATTTGGGTCCTCCTCGTCACTGAGCAGGACAAAATACAATGAAACAAGGTTGGATAACCTACGCTGACAAGAAGATACCTCAATAGAGCGCAAAGGGGGGCGAGCGCAATGAAGTACAGCAGCACGCGAAGGTAAAAAAAAGTTAGTTTATTAGTGTTGAAAGAGGACTGGAAGTGAGCGACAAATGTGATCCGGCAGCGTAGAACACATTGGTACAGATCAAATACAAGTTTAAAAGCTGTGATTCAAGAACGAAGATCCGACAGATCGGCACGTCATGGCTTCAGAAGGATCCATCGGTTTAGCGCAGTCTGCTGCTGTGAAATTATCAGAAATGGGGGAAAGAACTAAGCATTTGGGCAATGCCATACAAGACCCCGACCGGCAAAGGAGAATAATATTAATTATTGTCTGCGTTGCTTTGTTATTGGACAACATGCTGTACATGGTGATAGTACCAATTATACCCGACTATCTCGTAAGTCTAGAGCAAGAGGCAGAACACGCCCAAGCAGTTTTGCATATGAATAATTCTAACAGCACAGCGCACATCGGAAAAGAAAACTTTGATGTGGAAATCGGTGTACTCTTTGCTTCCAAAGCCATTTTGCAACTCCTAGTAAATCCATTCACAGGAACCTTTATTGACCGTGTTGGGTATGACATTCCACTCCTAATTGGACTTACTATCATGTTCCTATCCACCTGTATATTTGCTTTTGCTGAAAACTATGGAACTTTGTTTGCAGCGCGTAGTCTGCAAGGTTTGGGATCTGCATTTGCAGACACTTCCGGAATTGCCATGATTGCCGATAAGTAtacagaggaggcagagaggagccGTGCCCTGGGCATTGCCCTTGCATTCATATCTTTTGGGAGTCTAGTGGCGCCCCCTTTTGGAGGTATACTTTACGAGTTTGCAGGGAAGCGGGTCCCATTCATtgtccttgcctgcatttgtTTAGCTGACGGTATATTATGCCTCACTGTACTGAAGCCCTTTTCAAGCAGTGCTCGAGAGAACATGCCCATAGGCACTCCCATTTACAAACTCATGATTGATCCCTACATTGCGGTGGTTGCAGGGGCGCTGACTACCTGTAACATCCCCTTGGCCTTCCTGGAACCCACCATCGCGAATTGGATGGAGGAAACCATGAATTCGTCTCAGTGGGAAATTGGACTAACTTGGTTGCCAGCGTTTTTCCCTCACGTTCTTGGTGTATACCTAACTGTGAAATTAGCAGGTCAATACCCTCATTTACAGTGGTTTTATGGGGCACTAGGAATGGTTATCATTGGTGCAAGTTCCTGCACTGTGCCAGCTTGCAAAACATTTGGACAACTCATATGGCCATTGTGCGGTATATGTTTTGGTATTGCATTGGTAGATACGGCTTTGTTGCCAACACTTGCGTTCCTTGTAGATGTGCGTCACGTGTCTGTGTATGGCAGTGTGTATGCTATTGCAGATATATCCTATTGTGTGGCCTATGCCCTGGGGCCAATAGTTGCAGGTCAGATAGTACACAACTTCGGCTTCATCCAGTTAAATCTGGGAATGGGACTTGCCAATGTTCTTTACGCACCGGCTCTATTGCTGTTGCGCAATGTGTGCTTAATGAAACCGTCCCATTCTGAAAGAAATATGCTATTAGAAGAGGGAGCCACAGGTCTTTACGATACCATAAAAATGGAGGAGCGCCAAAACAAGGGGAAAATTCTCAGTTCAGCGGGTAACTGTGTGTCAGTTGATGAAAATGGCACCTTTGCGCAACCGAGGGGATATTCTGAAGAGGAAACATCTGGACCAGAATACATTTAACACTCCATGGCACCAACGCTCGTGCAGCCTCTCCCATTCCTATGAGTCAGACTGAGTGCCCTCAGTGTGATGCATACATACCCTTACCCCCAAATTACTGATTATGTAACTCTTTTAAGGTTACTTTTCTGTTTCTTACACAATCTCTTGAAGACATACGTATTATGTTGAATTCCATTTAGCCACCCGTCTTTTGAGACTGATTGAAACTGTAAATCATGGGTAGGCTAAACAGAATGCTGGACATCCGTTAAATTAATGTTCTAGCTCTATATTACTTACTGCTTGTTCGAAATCATATTCAGGGATGTATGCTGTGTTACACATGTCGAAGTCATATATTGCTCGTTTTTCAGTGTAACATTCAGTAGTCTGGCCCACCCTTTGCTCTGTTTGTGCTGCTATGACTTTTATGCACTGTCACACGACACTTTCTCGAAAAACGGATTGAACTGAATCCCAAGtcgcattgtctgttgtctgGATTTGGTGAGAATCAATGTACCTCTGGAATGCATACATGTATAATGTGAAATATTTGCTGTATATAGATGTAAcatgtgtaaataaataaataaaaaataatacgtGAAttgattttttgcagtgtgtttTGCTCTTCTAACATAACTACATTAACTAATAGCCTATTGGTCGGTtgaattaaaacatattttatccCAGACTTGCCATTAAAACAGTTTTGTTGGGTTAAGTCAAGTCATttcatttgtatagcacattaaaaaaaaagaaaaaaacaggagtTGACCCAAAGCGCTTAATCTTAAAACCCAGTTGatttataggctacatttgataTTTGATTTGGATATTCATAAAgcgagacctacagtatattaatgACATTAATTAACTGATATAAAATGTTTATGTATAAATATGCCTATGCTTGAGAATTTCACTCTTTCTAAAGCTCAGTTAGTCTGCAGGTCCTTTCTCACGGCCCATCTTAAATGGGGAAAGGATGGCTGTATGTTGCTTCACAAAAAACGTTGTTGTATGCTGCTGTCAAAAAACAAACTGGCAGAACTGATGTCATATAGTTCCCTATTTGGTTTGATGTCTTTGGTGATTTAAGTGAGGACAGTAGGGATCATTTATGGCTGATTATGAAATAAATCTCAATGTGCTATTAAAGGTAAAATATAGTAATCTATAACGATATACATGTAGCGTATCATGTACTTCCATAAGCAAGGACTGCGATAATCAGGCTACAGGATGAATAAtccgttgttttttttatgtccaCAACTCTTGGTCGCTGAAATGTCAGACAATCTACATGAAGCACCTTAACCTATAATGTATATGAGATGATTATGCAGAGATTAATGAATGACAACTAAATCATCGAAAAGTAAAAAAGCTTCATGCTTTTCGAGCATCCATCTTAAGTGGTAGGCTACCTGAGCGCTAATTTCGCTCAATGATTTGGGGAGCCAGTTGTGAGCTGGACGAGAGATGCGAACTGTCAGCGGCTCTGCGAATTGGGAGGAGCTATCTTAGCAGCCGGAATCAAGTATCTACCTTCTCATTGCTCCAGCTTGGCAATGGTGGGGAGGCTAGTTGGCCAAAGGTGGAGGGAGGAACATAGGTGTACATCTGGGAACCTGGATTTGTCACCCGAAGCAACAAGAACGAATATGAAACTTGAGGACAAACTTTCTGCATATTTGAAGGATCTGTCCCTATGGTAAGTCAAATATTTGTAATTTAAGAATAGTTCAAACGCTGGTGTATTTTCACTTAGCCCATGTCAACTTACTGGGCATCGGTCCCTAATAAGAAGTGGGGAAAAGCTCAAATATAGATCCTGCTGATGCTATACTTCGAATGTGTCCAATTCCCTTTATTGGCTTACTTGTTATTAGCCTTCTGGTTTAACCATGCGTCATGTGTATAGCATATAGACGTGTAGGACTGCTTGGCGTTTCTATTGTGTTAAGgtgttatatattattattattatttattaatttatttatttctgtatacaaacacatgtgtctgtgaatCCTCAGAATGTCAAGCACAAGCTGTTAGGCTACCTGTCCTCCACTGGCTGTAACTCCATTTGATCGAGCAGGCAGAGAAAATGCCAGTATTGGAGAAGGAACAATCAACCAATCCTGGCATCAACAATGTAAGAAAACAGCCATCACTCAAGACTGTTTTCATAATGACTAGATATATAAGATTAATTCATCACAGAGATAAGTCTGCTAATCATATGCATGGGTAAAGACTctgacaccctctctctctctctctctctctctctctctctctctcacacacacacacacacacacacacacacacacacactcatactctctctctttctcacacacacacacacacacacacacacacacacacacacacacacacacacacacacacacactctctctctctctctctcacacacacacacacacacacacacgcgcacacacgcacacacagttctattttttttttttttttttgtcatgcctTACACCATAATATGTAACATTGTTTATCCAAGTATGTTGGTCTTCACTTCGAGCAAAATGTCTCTGCTTTACAAACCCTGCCACAcaaaattatttcaaatattgTTCCTCTTCATGTGCAAGGGTTGGGCATGTCATTGTTTGCATTTCCTATTTGGCATAATAAAGTTATAAAGAAATCATAAAGGCATCAAGGACAAGGAGGTGGTGTAGTTCTGCTGTCATTTAGGCTACAGGTTTGTTTTCAGTCTGCCCTGGACTCACTAGCCTTTGGAGCTGGCCTATCCTTACTTCGCCTTTGTAAAATTGATTTAGTGGGTCCTCAGTGATTTGTTCTCCTTAGGCTAACCTTAACATGAACCATAATGCACATTGCTATTAAAATCACCACTGCCCGTAGCTATATGCTATACAGTTCATTTTTATAGCAAACAGTAATGTCAAGATCGCAACAGGTCATTCCATCCTTTGACTGTCAAAGTATTGTTAGAAAAAGTATTCTATGTCTTCCATGGTATTATTATTAATCACATTCATACCATATCTTCACGAACACACAAGACTagaccaacacatacacagtacacaaacaGGGTGGCCACAACACACAGGGTTTGACACATGAAGTATAACTAAGGGAAGACTACACATGCTAACACATACTCCAGGTGAACacaacatgaaataatacaacaacacaacaacaacaacaaaaacaacaacaacacctgaACCCTCCCGCAATGCACCCTGGGAGCCAAAGTCTCGGACAGCTCGGCTTGGGCCGCTACAATATTATTGTCCAAGATATTCGATCAAAGTGACGCAAATGAGGCTTGAGGCGGTGGATTAATTAATCAAAAGTGAGCAACAAGGGCAGGCAAAATGGGAATAATGAGAACCGTTTAGACTCTATGAGCTAAGCCCCGAATGTTTTCAACCACTAACGACGCCCCTGAGTAACTGAATAATCGGTTACTAGTAGGCTACCAGGCATGAAACCATTATTGAAGTAGCATAGATTTCATGTGTGTAGGCCTTTACTATAAACAAATGTTTCCATAAGGTTCACTCTTCTCATTTTGCTTTGTGATAGGGTTTGCCTAAGCTGCCAGTTCCTGACTTACAGCACACACTGGACATGTATCTTAAGTGTATGAAACACTTAGTACCTGAAGAGAATTTCAGAAGGACCAAAGGCATTGTGGATAAGTTTGGAGCCCCcggaggagtgggagagatgcTTCAGCAGCAACTTCACAAAAGGAGAGACAGCAAAGCAAACTGGGTAGGAAATGAACTAAGACAAAGTCGATTTAAAAATTGACCATTAGGTCAGGAATCAGGATCAAAATGATCGGTTTGAAATTAAAGTCTTAATATTTGTATTTATCAGAATTCAGGGGATTATGACAAGATCCATTTTAAATATAGTAATACAGTAAACAAGAGAAGTTCCACGTTCCACAAATATGCTGTTCCCACCAGCCCATTATGGCtcctttttattattaaaaggtctacatgtaggctatttagtGTTTCTAATgtcttttcattaaaaaaaaatcatagtcTTGTCCtggaacaaaaaacaaatgtataAGGATGAGCAGGTAATCTCTCATATTTACTCTCATTTTCACAGGTTTATGACTACTGGCTTGACGATATGTACTTGAATAACAGATTAGCATTACCAGTGAACTCTAGTCCAGTTATGGTTTTCCCAAAACAAAACTTCAAGACTGATAGTGATGCCTTAAGGTACTGCATGTTCAGTATATTTCCGTATATGTGTCTCCCAAACATTTCTTCTATTACACAGCTAAATCCTTCATTATGCAAGTTTATTATGAAACTAAAATGTAACAATTTGAATAATTTGGTTATTTGAAATGGGCTAATGTAGATTTAATTTGCATGTTACTTCAATGGCCACAACAGCCACCCAACACAATGAAAAGAATAACTGGTTATGAACAAAAGTAAGATCTGGTCGTTTACCCTTACATCTTATGCCACTTATCTCTGACTGCATCAGCTGATTAATGCATTGTAACACTGAGTGTGCTTGACTTTGACAAAGCTAATTTGCCTGtgtaccataatttcccgactataagccgcggcttatacattgattttgaaaaaaaatcttcagctatgaggttaatacaggggggcagttaatatggtgtgaatatggttttgtttcttttaacttgcataaaacactgcggcttatacacaatgcggcttatatgcaggaacaCTTCATTCTATGTTCAGAACATACTCTGAAAGATGCATGCTACTCTATGATGCTACTACATGAGTAGATCTGCCTGGAAACATCATCGATGGTCACTAGTGGTCAATTGTCACTACTTTGACTTCCTTTCAGATTTGCTGCTCATCTCATTTCTGCTGTACTGGAATATAAAACATTACTGGAAACGTAAGTATAGAGATACTTTACAATTCTCACTGTAGTCTGACTCTGGTGTGGAAATAGTGAATTACACTGTATCGTCCTAGAGGCTGAAACTTTCAGTGTTCTTGGAAGCTTTAATGTTCTTGGAATATTTCTTTGAGAAGACAGGTTGAGGacatgtcttttcttttcttacaGACCGACATGATGAGCGTTCATGTCAGTTTCAATtgcatgggagggagggggcaaactagctctctgttttgtttgaaacaTCAACATACCGAAGTGGgcaacactttatttgaaggggtctacataagggtgacatgtaacTGTCATAAGGCGGTTACATGTGGACCCcctcaaataaagtgttacccagaagggacatactgtagctgtgcttATAGAACCATTGATGATACATTTCGAGCTCTGTAGCAGGGCAACATAACTGGTTCCATGGGTTCCTAAGAATAGATCATGATAAGTTGTAACTTGTTAACCAATTAAGTTCTCTCCAGAAGGACAATTATTGCCAAAAATCAATAGGATCATGCCAAAACAACAATACTCTGGAATCAATGGAAACATGTCAGAACATCAATACTCAGGATTCAGGAATGCCTTACCTATATTATGTA is a window from the Sardina pilchardus chromosome 18, fSarPil1.1, whole genome shotgun sequence genome containing:
- the slc18a3a gene encoding probable vesicular acetylcholine transporter-A, with the protein product MASEGSIGLAQSAAVKLSEMGERTKHLGNAIQDPDRQRRIILIIVCVALLLDNMLYMVIVPIIPDYLVSLEQEAEHAQAVLHMNNSNSTAHIGKENFDVEIGVLFASKAILQLLVNPFTGTFIDRVGYDIPLLIGLTIMFLSTCIFAFAENYGTLFAARSLQGLGSAFADTSGIAMIADKYTEEAERSRALGIALAFISFGSLVAPPFGGILYEFAGKRVPFIVLACICLADGILCLTVLKPFSSSARENMPIGTPIYKLMIDPYIAVVAGALTTCNIPLAFLEPTIANWMEETMNSSQWEIGLTWLPAFFPHVLGVYLTVKLAGQYPHLQWFYGALGMVIIGASSCTVPACKTFGQLIWPLCGICFGIALVDTALLPTLAFLVDVRHVSVYGSVYAIADISYCVAYALGPIVAGQIVHNFGFIQLNLGMGLANVLYAPALLLLRNVCLMKPSHSERNMLLEEGATGLYDTIKMEERQNKGKILSSAGNCVSVDENGTFAQPRGYSEEETSGPEYI